The nucleotide window GAGCACGGGGTGGCGCGGTTGCTGCTGGTGAGCCGGCGCGGGCCGGGCGCCCCCGGGGCGCAGGAGCTGCGCCGGGAACTGACCGGTCTCGGCGCCGAGGTGGAGATCGCCGCGTGCGACATCACGGACCGGGAGGCGCTGGTGGATCTGCTGGCCGGCGTCCCCGCCGACCGTCCGCTGACCGGCGTCGTGCACACGGCCGGTGTCCTGGACGACGGTCTGCTGCAGGACCAGACGCCCGAACGCCTCGACACGGTCATGCGCCCCAAGGTCGACGCGGCGTGGCACCTGCACGAGCTCACCCGCGACCTCGGCCTGACGGCGTTCGTCCTCTTCTCCTCCCTCGCCGGTGTGATCGGCGGCGCCGGACAGTCCAACTACGCGGCCGCCAACGTGTTCCTCGACGCCCTGGCCGAACACCGCGCCGCCGCGGGACTCGCCGCCACCTCCGTGGCCTGGGGCGTGTGGACCCAGGACAGCGGCATGACCGGCCACCTGAACGATGCGGACCTCAACCGCATCGCCCGGGGCGGCTTCCGCCCCATCGGGCAGGAGCAGGGGCAGGCCATGCTCGACACCGCGCTGCGGCTCGGGACACCCGCCCTGGTGGGTACGCCGCTCGACCCGGGAACCCTGCGCGAACGGCCCTCACAGGCACCGCCCGTGCTGCGGGCACTGCTGCGCACACCGGTGCGCCGCACGGCCCAGAACGTCGACAACGGCTTCGACACCCTGCTCGGGCGGCTGGCCGGACTCGAGGAGAAGGAACAGCTGCGCCGGGTGCTCGACGTGGTCCTGGCCGAGACCGCCACCGTGCTCGGGCACACGAGCACCGACGGCATCCGGCCGGCACAGCGGTTCTCGGAGCTGGGCTTCGACTCCCTCACCTCCGTCGAACTGCGCAACCAGCTGGCCGGCACCACCGGCTGCCGGCTCCCGGCCACGGTGGTCTTCGACCGGCCCACGCCGACGGAGCTCGCGGCCTTCCTGCGGACCGTCCTTCTGGAGCGGCTGGGGGAGCAGGTGTCCACCGCGCGCGACGCGGTGGACTTCGAGGCCGAGATCGACCTGCCCGCCGACATCGTTCCCGCGGCAGAGGTGTCCTACGAGGTCACCGACCCGCAGGAGGTCCTGCTGACGGGCGCCACCGGCTTCCTCGGCGCCTTCCTGCTCCGTGACCTGATGCGCTCGGGACGCGGCACGGTGCACTGCCTCGTCCGCGGCGCCGACGAGGAGGCGGCGCGGGCACGGCTCAGGGCGGGCCTTGAGTGGTTCGGTGTGTGGGACGAGATCGACCCCGCCCGGCTTTCCGTGGTCGTCGGCGATCTCGCCGAGCCGCGTCTGGGGCTCGAGGAGAGCGACTTCGACAGCCTGGCGAGGCGCGTGGACGCCGTCTACCACGCCGGGGCGACCGTCAACTGGCTTTACCCGTACACGGAGTTGAAGGCGCCCAACGTGTCCGGCACCGTCGAGGTGCTGCGGCTGGCCGCACGTGAGCGCTCGGTTCCGGTCCACTACGTGTCGACGACGGGAGTCTTCTCCGGCGGTGAGTCCGACGGCATGCCCCGCAGGCCGGACGACCCGACCGCGCCCGTCGAGCGCCAGCCCACCGGCTACGTGCAGAGCAAGTGGGTGGCGGAGCGGATCGTGGGCCTGGCCGCGGACCGGGGGCTGCCGGTCACGATCCACCGGGCCGACGTCATCTCGGGCGACCAGGCACGGGGGGCCTGCCAGACCAGTGACTTCGTGTGGCTCAGCCTCAAGGGCCTGGTCCAGGCCGGCGCCGCCCCCGAAGGTCTGGGCGGGAACGTGCACTTCGTGCCGGTCGACTACGTCAGCGCGGCGATCGTCGCCCTGTCCCGGAAGAAGGAGGCGTCCGGACAGATCTTCCACCTGTTCAACCAGAGCGGGGTGACCTTCCGCGACTGCGTGGAGTATCTGCGGGGGTACGGCTACGCGATCGACGAGGCGGATCACGGCAGTTGGCGCGCCCTGGTGCAGGCGGACCGCGACAACGCCATGCTGCCGCTCTTCGACGCGTTCGAGGCGATCGCGCTGGGCGGCGACGGAGCCTTTGCGGGCATCGACACGACCTCCACGGAGACGGCCCTGGTCGGCACCGGCGTCGAGTGCCCCCCGCTCACGGAGGAACTCTTCCGGAAGTACGTCGAGTTCTTCGTGCGCGTCGGCCACTTCCCCGCGCCGGGCAGGCGGTGAAGGGCAGGTCGTCTTCGGGCTCGATCCGCCGTCCGCCCCCGCCCCTCTCCCAAAGGGGCGGGGGCGGACGGCGGGCGGCCGGGCGCCGCTGCCGTCGCTACGACTCCTGCGGCGGCAGGTACTCGAGGTTGTGCAGGACGCACAGTTCCCTCAGGCTCTCCTCGAAGACCGGCTCAAGATCCGAGTAGGCGAAGTCCAGTTGGTGGAGGACTTCCATGCACAGCAGCCCGTAGAGCCTGATCCAGCTCTTCAGGAACTGGTGCAGTGCCTCGGGAGGCAGCGGGCTGTCGGCCCGGGCCGCGTACTCGAGGATCTGCTCCTGCAAAGAAGGAGGCAGATCCTCGAACCGCGTGGCCGGGGAGGGGTTCTTCTCCCAGATGTCGACGAACTGGTCGAGGAAGACCTTCTCGAACTGCTGCCCGGCACGCAGCCGCGGCGACTCCGCGTCGTGGCGTGCCGCCGCGCGGACCGGACTGGCGAACATCCAGCGGAACTCACCGGGGTGGTTGATCGCCCATGCCCGCATCGAGCGGCAGGTGGCGGCCAGCCGCCGGCCGGGGTGCTCCGGCGGGCAGGCGTCCCGCGCCGCCTGCATGGTCGTCGTCAGCTCCTGGTAGAAGTCCGCGATCACCGCTTCGACCAGCGCGTCATGGCTGGCGTAGTAGCGGTACACGGCGGGTCCGCTCATGCCCATCTCGCGGGCCACGGCGTTGACCGTCACGCCCGTCGGTCCGTGCTTGCGCAGGAGCTGGCGGGCCGTGCTGCGGATCTCCAGCAGGGTGGCTTGCCGGCGCTTCTCCACGCGGCTGCTTGACGTCTGCTGCGGCATCTTCCTGTCCTCGCTTCCAGTCATTGACATGATAGGTAACCTATGGTTTGTTAGTGCCTGTAAGGTAAGTCATTGCGTAAAACATTAATGAGCAAGCGACGCAGAGTCCACAGCTGCTCCACGGTCCGGATGTGAAGGAGCTTGTCGGGGTGGCGGGAGAGGGCGCCGGCCACCGTCGATCCGGGGCGTCCGCCGGGTGGTGGCGGTGCAGGACACCCGAATCGAGCAGCTGATCGACGCGCTGGAGAAGGCGGCCACCGCGGGCCTTGCCGTGCGGTCGGGCGCGGAGCGACCGGAAAAGCACCTCGCATCACGCAACCACGAGAAGGAGTCGTCATGCCGGACGGTACGGTGAAGCCCGCGCGGCGCCCGTCACTCAATCCCCTCGAGCACCTCTTCGCCAAGCAGCGGCTGGAGGGAGTGATCACGGAGACGGACTCAGTGACCCCGACGATGAAGCGCATCCGGATCGCCGCCGACGGGCTGAGCGGAACGGTCATCCCCCCGGGGCGTCACATCCGGATCCAGATCAACGACCCCCTGTCGCTGTACGGGATCCTGCGCCCGGGTGAAACGCTCCGCACCTACTCCGTCTGGGATCAGTCGGATGACGGCCGGGAAGTTGAAATCCGAACGCATCTTTACGACGGCGAGGGTATCGGACTGCGCTGGACCCGCGATGTTCAGGTCGGCCAGGAGGTCTCGTTCTGGGGGCCGTTGGGTGATTTCGACCTCCGGACGGACGCTCCGTACCACGTGTTCGTCGGCGAGGAGACGGCGTCCGCCGCGTTCGGCCCCATGATCAGGGCGCTCGGGTCCGAGGCGCGGGTGTACGGGGTGCTGGAGAGCGAGTCCCCCGACGACGAGGTGCCCGTGCCCGGGCCGCACATCCTCAGGCGCGCGTACCGCAGGGGCGCATCCCCGGTCTCCTCGCAGGCTCTGCTCGGCGCGGTGTCGGACCTGGACCTCCCCGAGGAGATCGGCGTGGCGTACGTCGCGGGTGAGGCGCGTACGTGCCAGGCGGTCCGGGACCACCTCGTCCACGTGCGGAAGTGGCCCCGTACTCAGATCAAGGTCAAGCCCTTCTGGACACCGGGGAAGCGAGGGCTTCACCACTGAGCCAGGGGACGGGCTCCCTTGACCGTCCTCCTGGTCCCCCTCCCCGGCGCGCGGGGAAGAGGCAGTCAGGGTGTGCTGTCGGCGAGGCCGGAGACCAGCCGGTTCGCGGGTGCGGCCAAAGGGCTCGCCGGCAGTCGGCGGGACGTGCCCGGCGGATCGATGGAGATGGTGGTGCAGTGCGGTGTCCCGCCACCCCAGGCCGGACGCCGGTCGAAGAGCTGCGGGCGCGCTGCGGCCACGATGAACAGGGGCCCCCGGGCCATCTCACTGCTCACCCTGCCGACGAAGTCCAGCAGGGCTTTCTCCGCCTCGTGCAGATCGTCGACGACCATGACCAGCGGGCAGTCCTGCACGATGCTTTCCAGGGGGTTCTGGCCGGAATTCAGAGACTGAGTCAGATCGATCTCCAGTGCCTCGTTTCCGTAGGGATCGAGAAGCGGACTCTTCCGCAGGTGGAAAAGGTGAGTACCACGAGCCGGCCGCCATTCCTGGTCCGGCCTGGAGGGCACCAGGAACCAGGTGTCGATCGGCTGCCCCATGGAGCGGCGCTCGAATTCCTTGAGCAGCCTGCTCTTTCCGCTACCGGGTTCTCCGATGATCGTGACCACATGAGGAGTTTCGCGGTGCCGGACGCGCTCCAGCATGCCCCGCAGGATGTCGAGTTCGATCTCCCTGTCGACCACGCCCGCCGCCGGCGGCCGCTCGGTGCGCGAGCGCGACTGGATCACCTTCCAGGCTTGCGGCGAATCGCCGACGGAGACGAAGGAAGGTGCCGAGGCGGTCAGCTGCCGGGTGTTCCCGCAGACCCAGACCTCCCCCGCGGAGGCCCGGGACAGCAGGGACTGGCACGCGTCGAGCAGAGCGCCGTCCGCCGACCGGACGGAGCCGTCGGCCTCGTAGCGCAGCAGTGCCTCTCCCGTGGATACCGCGGCCTGGACCGTCGCCTCGCCGGCTCGCCGGGCGGAGCGGTCGAGCGGAGTGACCGTGGGAGCGGTGTGGAACTCGTCCCGGATGGCCAGGGCGGCACGCACGGCTCGTTCGGCATGGTCGTGGCCCTCGTGCCCGGGCCCGAACACGGCCAGCTGTGTGAACCCTATGGAGCTGATCACCGATCCGCCCTGGCGGCCCACGAGGTCCCGGATGCGGCCGGCCAGGCGGTCACGCAGTTCGTCGCTGCCCTGCGATCGCCCGCCGCCCGTGGGCGCCCTGAGCCCGGTCTTGAGCAACAGCACGCTCACCGCGAGGCGTTGGCCCGCCGAAGCGGTGCGCTGGAGCGGCACCCGCACTCGCGTCCTGAGGCCGTGCGCGTCGGCGGAGACGTCCTTGCCGTGCTCCGTGCCCTCGTGGATCGCGTACTCGTGAACCCTGGGCCGGGCCGGGGCCGCAGCCGCCCGGGGCTGTGCGGACCGCGCCGGTGTGTGGTCCTGCGACGGGCCGGCACCTGTCCGCACAGGCGCCGGTGACGGAGCCTCGGGCTGTGACAGCTTGGGGTCCTGCGCCAGGATCGCCTGCTGAA belongs to Streptomyces sp. NBC_01381 and includes:
- a CDS encoding TetR/AcrR family transcriptional regulator, producing the protein MSMTGSEDRKMPQQTSSSRVEKRRQATLLEIRSTARQLLRKHGPTGVTVNAVAREMGMSGPAVYRYYASHDALVEAVIADFYQELTTTMQAARDACPPEHPGRRLAATCRSMRAWAINHPGEFRWMFASPVRAAARHDAESPRLRAGQQFEKVFLDQFVDIWEKNPSPATRFEDLPPSLQEQILEYAARADSPLPPEALHQFLKSWIRLYGLLCMEVLHQLDFAYSDLEPVFEESLRELCVLHNLEYLPPQES
- a CDS encoding BTAD domain-containing putative transcriptional regulator, with the translated sequence MWFRILGPLEVLDGSQSIALGGTKQRATLGYLLLNANRVVPTRELLNALWADGTLPTTARKILQNAVWGLRGSLAACGTDRQSGILLTKAPGYVLQVEPDQIDLHLFHRRIQEGRTALESGSPAQAAVILRDALSLWQGHALADLVESGFNWPELDAAESARLDAMEDYFEAELRCGRHQSALAALESMVEAEPLRERLCGQLMLALYRCGRQANALSVYSRVRTSLIEDLGLEPRRELQSLQQAILAQDPKLSQPEAPSPAPVRTGAGPSQDHTPARSAQPRAAAAPARPRVHEYAIHEGTEHGKDVSADAHGLRTRVRVPLQRTASAGQRLAVSVLLLKTGLRAPTGGGRSQGSDELRDRLAGRIRDLVGRQGGSVISSIGFTQLAVFGPGHEGHDHAERAVRAALAIRDEFHTAPTVTPLDRSARRAGEATVQAAVSTGEALLRYEADGSVRSADGALLDACQSLLSRASAGEVWVCGNTRQLTASAPSFVSVGDSPQAWKVIQSRSRTERPPAAGVVDREIELDILRGMLERVRHRETPHVVTIIGEPGSGKSRLLKEFERRSMGQPIDTWFLVPSRPDQEWRPARGTHLFHLRKSPLLDPYGNEALEIDLTQSLNSGQNPLESIVQDCPLVMVVDDLHEAEKALLDFVGRVSSEMARGPLFIVAAARPQLFDRRPAWGGGTPHCTTISIDPPGTSRRLPASPLAAPANRLVSGLADSTP
- a CDS encoding siderophore-interacting protein, translated to MPDGTVKPARRPSLNPLEHLFAKQRLEGVITETDSVTPTMKRIRIAADGLSGTVIPPGRHIRIQINDPLSLYGILRPGETLRTYSVWDQSDDGREVEIRTHLYDGEGIGLRWTRDVQVGQEVSFWGPLGDFDLRTDAPYHVFVGEETASAAFGPMIRALGSEARVYGVLESESPDDEVPVPGPHILRRAYRRGASPVSSQALLGAVSDLDLPEEIGVAYVAGEARTCQAVRDHLVHVRKWPRTQIKVKPFWTPGKRGLHH